The Pan paniscus chromosome 1, NHGRI_mPanPan1-v2.0_pri, whole genome shotgun sequence genome has a segment encoding these proteins:
- the LOC134729805 gene encoding heterogeneous nuclear ribonucleoprotein C-like 2: MASNVTNKTDPHSMNSRVFTGNLNTLVVKKSDVEAIFSKYGKIAGCSVHKGFAFVQYDKEKNARAAVAGEDGRMIADQVVDINLAAEPKVNRGNAGVKRSAAEMYGSSFDLDYGFQRHYYDGMYSFPARVPPPPPIALAVVPSKRQRVSGNTSRRGKSGFNSQSGKRGSSKSGKLKGDDLQAIKQELTQIKQKVDSLLENLEKIEKEQSKQEVEVKNAKSEEEQSSSSMKNDETHVKMESEGGADDSAEEGDPLDDDDNEDQGDNQLELIKNNVKEAEEGEDNRDSTNGQDDS, encoded by the coding sequence ATGGCCAGCAACGTTACCAACAAGACGGATCCTCACTCCATGAACTCCCGTGTGTTCACTGGGAATCTCAACACTCTTGTTGTCAAGAAATCGGATGTGGAGGCGATCTTTTCCAAGTATGGCAAAATTGCGGGCTGCTCTGTTCATAAGGGCTTTGCCTTCGTTCAATATGATAAGGAGAAAAATGCCCGGGCTGCTGTAGCAGGAGAGGATGGCAGAATGATTGCTGACCAGGTTGTAGATATTAACCTGGCTGCAGAGCCAAAAGTGAACCGAGGAAACGCAGGTGTGAAACGATCAGCAGCAGAGATGTACGGCTCCTCTTTTGACTTGGACTATGGCTTTCAACGGCATTATTATGATGGGATGTACAGTTTCCCAGCACGtgtacctcctcctcctcccattgCTCTGGCTGTAGTGCCCTCGAAACGTCAGCGCGTATCAGGAAACACCTCACGAAGGGGCAAAAGTGGCTTCAATTCTCAGAGTGGAAAGCGGGGATCTTCCAAGTCTGGAAAGCTGAAAGGAGATGACCTTCAGGCCATTAAGCAGGAGTTGACCCAGATAAAACAGAAAGTGGATTCTCTCCTGGAAAACctggaaaaaattgaaaaggaacagAGCAAACAAGAGGTAGAGGTGAAAAATGCTAAGTCAGAAGAGGAGCAGAGCAGTAGCTCCATGAAGAACGATGAGACTCATGTGAAGATGGAGTCTGAGGGGGGTGCAGATGACTCTGCTGAGGAGGGGGACCCActggatgatgatgataatgaagatCAGGGGGACAACCAGCTAGAGTTGATCAAGAATAATGtaaaagaggctgaggaaggagaggataaCAGAGACAGCACCAATGGCCAGGATGACTCTTAA
- the LOC134728940 gene encoding PRAME family member 11-like, which yields MKMSIRTPPRLLELAGRSLLRDQALAMSTLEELPTELFPPLFMEAFSRRRCEALKLMVQAWPFRRLPLRPLIKMPCLEAFKAVLDGLDALLTQGVRPRRCKLQVLDLQDVCENFWMVWSEAMAHGCFLNAKRNKKPVQDCPRMRGRQPLTVFIELWLKNRTLDEYLTCLLLWVKQRRDLLHLCGKKLKILGMPFHNIRSILKMVNLDCIQEVEVNCKWILPILTQFTPYLGHMRNLQKLVLSHMDVSRYVSPEQKKEIVTQFTTQFLKLCCLQKLYMNSVSFLEGHLDQLLSCLKTSLKVLAITNCVLLESDLKHLSQCPSISQLKTLDLSGIRLTNYSLVPLQILLEKVAATLEYLNLDDCDIIDSQVNAILPALSRCFELNTFSFCGNPISMATLENLLSHTIILKNLCLELYPAPRDSYGADGTLCWSRFAQIRAELLKRVRDFRHPKRILFCTDNCPDRDDRSFYDLEADQDCC from the exons ATGAAGATGAGCATCCGGACTCCACCCAGACTCCTGGAGCTTGCGGGGCGGAGCCTGCTGAGGGACCAAGCCTTAGCCATGTCCACCCTGGAGGAGCTGCCCACAGAACTTTTCCCCCCACTGTTCATGGAGGCCTTCAGCAGGAGACGCTGTGAGGCCCTGAAGctgatggtgcaggcctggcccTTCCGCCGCCTCCCTCTGAGGCCTCTGATAAAGATGCCTTGTCTGGAGGCCTTCAAAGCTGTGCTCGATGGGCTTGATGCACTGCTTACCCAAGGGGTTCGTCCCAG GAGGTGTAAACttcaagtgctggatttacaggatGTCTGTGAGAACTTCTGGATGGTTTGGTCTGAAGCTATGGCCCATGGGTGCTTCCTCAATGCCAAGAGGAACAAAAAACCAGTGCAGGACTGTCCAAGGATGAGAGGACGGCAGCCCTTGACTGTGTTCATAGAACTTTGGCTCAAGAACAGGACTCTGGATGAATACCTCACCTGCCTCCTTCTATGGGTCAAACAGAGGAGAGATTTACTACACCTGTGCGGTAAGAAGCTGAAAATTTTGGGAATGCCCTTCCACAATATCAGAAGCATCCTGAAAATGGTGAACCTAGACTgtatccaggaggtggaagtgaaTTGCAAGTGGATACTGCCCATCCTGACACAGTTTACCCCATACCTGGGCCACATGAGGAATCTTCAGAAGCTCGTTCTCTCCCACATGGATGTCTCTCGCTACGTTTCCCCAGAGCAGAAGAAGGAGATTGTTACCCAGTTCACCACTCAGTTCCTCAAGCTGTGCTGCCTCCAAAAGCTTTATATGAACTCTGTTTCTTTCCTCGAAGGCCACCTGGACCAGCTGCTCAG cTGTCTGAAGACCTCGTTAAAGGTCCTCGCAATAACTAATTGTGTGCTTTTGGAATCAGACTTGAAGCATCTATCCCAGTGCCCGAGCATCAGTCAACTAAAGACCCTGGACCTGAGTGGCATCAGACTGACCAATTACAGTCTTGTGCCTCTCCAAATTCTCCTAGAAAAAGTTGCAGCCACCCTTGAGTACCTGAATTTAGATGACTGTGACATCATAGACTCCCAAGTCAATGCCATCCTGCCTGCCCTGAGCCGCTGCTTTGAGCTCAACACCTTCAGCTTCTGTGGAAATCCCATCTCCATGGCCACCCTGGAGAACCTGCTGAGCCACACAATCATACTCAAAAACTTATGCCTGGAGCTGTATCCTGCCCCGCGGGACAGTTATGGTGCTGATGGTACTCTCTGCTGGAGCAGATTTGCTCAAATTAGGGCTGAGCTGTTGAAGAGAGTGAGGGACTTCAGGCACCCCAAGAGGATCTTGTTCTGTACTGACAACTGCCCTGACCGTGACGACAGGTCATTTTATGACCTGGAGGCAGATCAAGACTGCTGTTGA